From Candida dubliniensis CD36 chromosome 7, complete sequence, the proteins below share one genomic window:
- a CDS encoding conserved hypothetical protein (The CGD description of this gene as a FAR1 orthologue (cyclin-dependent protein kinase inhibitor) is not supported by Fasta/BlastP hits.), with product MRKQSSFVNKFYSPSPPSRKKTATLTRLESSAIRSSFPGFRAPFQASPLETKKYNNTKCSLCQELLSLTLPGELIVSLECGHTCHKNCLSLIQSEGQPVLVCTECNVGELPKSLIDDFAEKVNYDYPPFTPVEQIQSSVRLNTQLETPSFSCTLNNDLDIYNPRVTCTSEISEVTLTPPYEIAYVLNVQAPLIFSNYEPTLEDLQLKERVEEFLKTRLDIDKDVGQLVIFDTLEISVTGQSWDVALVCLFENYLLIYEDELLVGIISVQLDISSIDGEDELVLNLAKDSLPELRLRHLNRLVIKKWGAVLLKMTEEDGVVTTNIYQLTNTYWTHIPREYYVPQDLIKLNKAILSGTTISNSDTARILPTPKQLSLNLILALPLVNQSPLTDLEYKTQLQSIFEETLHALRPNDKLGIIFLGIDGSKKPCAKGSFVGCTEPSWSEWKQVIRDITIVPNSFQSNLHEINVAIEKCMELYPFIPGTSSSVNKLLILSPNMYSDSSKNVPTSKFIDAINEKLSCTVVCVGKNYGNYQPFKSITTFDTPFLRFESLTEFGNLLMYLINENLHRICIPKLTLTLKAAQGFRFTHLDSRGAIDTSQLTLTIKDIIPQSQKSIVLKVQADPQFVHSQYSTVPIFEYDGYWFHEKCLDTKLISTRVKIGVNQQPPTPIDPEAIETRGSFTEYYLDIPLLPPVSPARDAVFAKRQTELAIINSLKKSIALGESQVASDIIKSCISLAHGLIRTSLGGSSKPQRNESNVEHEYSMLQLLMVVKYTHKGNDEYIDFLVTQMKSIAELLESDLEVGKLRCSDLLNSLI from the coding sequence CAAGAACTACTAAGCTTGACCTTACCTGGCGAACTTATTGTCCTGTTAGAGTGCGGCCACACGTGTCATAAGAACTGTTTGTCTTTAATCCAATCAGAGGGGCAACCCGTGCTAGTTTGCACTGAATGCAATGTGGGTGAGTTACCAAAGAGTTTGATCGATGATTTTGCAGAGAAGGTAAACTACGACTATCCTCCGTTCACACCAGTAGAGCAGATTCAATCTTCTGTTAGATTAAACACTCAATTGGAAACACCTTCTTTTAGTTGTACCTTAAACAACGACCTAGACATTTACAATCCAAGAGTGACATGTACCAGTGAGATTTCCGAAGTAACTTTAACACCACCATATGAAATTGCCTATGTGTTGAATGTTCAAGCTCCACTTATTTTTAGCAATTATGAACCCACGTTGGAAGATTTGCAGTTAAAGGAAAGagttgaagaatttttgaaaacgcgtcttgatattgataaagatGTAGGGCAACttgttatttttgataCTCTTGAAATCAGTGTTACTGGTCAGAGCTGGGACGTGGCATTGGTATGCTTATTTGAAAACTACCTTTTAATTTATGAAGATGAGCTCTTGGTGGGAATAATATCTGTTCAACTAGATATAAGCAGTATTGATGGAGAAGATGAACTCGTTTTAAACCTTGCAAAAGATTCACTTCCAGAATTGCGACTTAGGCATTTAAATAGACTTGTGATCAAAAAATGGGGAGCTGTTCTACTTAAAATGACAGAAGAAGACGGTGTTGTCACTACTAATATTTACCAATTGACAAATACATACTGGACTCACATCCCTCGAGAGTATTATGTGCCTCAAGATTTAATAAAGTTGAACAAAGCAATCTTATCAGGAACAACTATTTCAAATTCCGATACCGCAAGAATACTACCAACACCCAAGCAGTTACTGttgaatttaattcttGCCCTACCATTAGTTAACCAATCACCTCTAACTGATCTAGAATACAAAACACAACTCCAACTGATTTTTGAAGAAACATTACATGCACTCCGACCAAACGATAAATTGGGAATAATTTTCCTTGGAATAGACGGCTCAAAAAAACCGTGTGCCAAAGGGTCTTTTGTTGGTTGCACTGAACCAAGTTGGAGTGAGTGGAAGCAGGTGATACGAGACATTACAATAGTTCCAAATTCATTTCAAAGTAACTTGCATGAAATAAATGTTGCTATAGAAAAATGTATGGAGCTATACCCTTTTATCCCAGGCACATCATCATCTGTTAACAAGCTTTTAATTCTTAGTCCAAATATGTACTCAGACCTGTCAAAAAACGTACCAACGtccaaatttattgatgcAATAAACGAAAAACTATCATGCACCGTTGTTTGTGTTGGCAAAAATTACGGCAACTACCAACCATTTAAGTCTATCACCACATTTGATACCCCTTTCCTAAGATTCGAGTCACTCACGGAGTTTGGCAACTTACTAATGTACCTAATCAATGAGAATCTTCACAGAATATGCATTCCAAAATTGACGTTAACTCTAAAGGCAGCACAGGGTTTCAGATTCACTCATCTCGATTCCAGAGGGGCTATTGATACAAGCCAACTAACACTTACTATTAAAGATATTATCCCGCAATCGCAAAAACTGATTGTGCTCAAAGTGCAGGCAGACCCTCAGTTTGTTCATTCCCAATACCTGACGGTCccaatatttgaatatgACGGTTATTGGTTTCATGAGAAATGCCTCGACACCAAATTAATAAGCACAAGGGTCAAGATAGGTGTTAACCAACAGCCACCGACACCTATTGATCCAGAGGCTATAGAAACAAGGGGAAGCTTTACAGAATACTATTTAGATATTCCATTGCTACCGCCTGTGTCACCAGCGAGAGACGCTGTGTTTGCTAAAAGACAGACCGAGCTAGCcataataaattcattaaagaAAAGCATTGCACTAGGTGAAAGTCAAGTGGCACTGGATATAATCAAAAGTTGCATATCGTTAGCACACGGATTGATACGTACTTCTCTTGGAGGCTCTTCAAAACCGCAGAGAAACGAGTCTAATGTTGAACATGAATATAGTATGTTACAATTGCTAATGGTAGTAAAATACACTCACAAAGGTAATGATGAgtatattgattttttggtaACTCAAATGAAAAGCATTGCCGAGCTATTAGAATCAGACCTTGAAGTAGGTAAATTACGATGTTCGGATTTGCTAAATAGTTTAATATAa
- a CDS encoding good for full dbp5 activity protein 2 homologue, putative (Similar to S. cerevisiae GFD2) — MTGLPDPQENGKSRKAKNQIEVGRHYPNDKKPTYVISKEHLQEVTSHLETLPQFQTLEDEPLANHIAYESIVDKYASENGNFKTNPRLADPRTRNTLLELMKDVYGRKSVLFALDVEAWELDTNIVTEIGIAIYDPRGQASSLMPATIQLHIRIKEHLTRTNGKYVPHHAHNFNGNTSYIMSEYEAATLTQSLINFYFISAEKKGTGCYLVGHDLKGDVKWMNSLGVTFPSQFKSLDTNHLFRISHGKENISLKRALAFVQIPFAYLHNAGNDAYYTLLLAMKLCDPYSRVRYRLDVLINVETYPVLTKEEKNERKKRRRQARLEAIARGEHVEEEHQKQQASKQTTKKSNRKKLTCESIELESAIEVFEAMFKQ; from the coding sequence ATGACAGGCTTACCAGACCCACAGGAGAACGGAAAAAGTAGAAAAGCGAAAAACCAAATAGAGGTAGGTAGACATTATCCAAACGATAAGAAACCTACATACGTGATATCCAAGGAACACCTACAGGAAGTGACGTCGCACTTGGAAACACTACCCCAGTTTCAAACACTCGAAGATGAGCCTCTAGCTAATCATATTGCATATGAAAGTATAGTTGATAAATATGCTAGTGAAAATGGAAATTTCAAAACCAATCCTCGACTAGCAGACCCCAGAACGAGAAACACCTTGCTCGAATTAATGAAAGATGTGTATGGAAGAAAATCAGTATTGTTCGCTCTCGATGTGGAAGCATGGGAGCTAGATACAAATATTGTAACGGAAATAGGTATTGCAATTTACGATCCTCGGGGTCAAGCTAGTTCTTTAATGCCTGCAACCATTCAACTTCATATTCGTATAAAAGAACACTTAACTAGAACCAATGGGAAGTACGTACCTCATCACGCACACAATTTCAATGGGAATACTTCTTATATAATGAGCGAGTATGAAGCTGCAACATTAACACAAAGcttgattaatttttatttcatcTCGGCCGAGAAAAAGGGCACTGGGTGTTATTTAGTAGGACATGATTTAAAAGGAGATGTAAAGTGGATGAACTCCTTGGGTGTGACGTTTCCATCGCAATTCAAATCTTTGGACACAAACCACTTGTTCAGGATATCTCATgggaaagaaaatataaGTTTAAAACGAGCACTAGCTTTTGTTCAAATACCTTTTGCTTACTTACACAACGCTGGGAACGATGCATACTACACACTATTGTTGGCCATGAAACTATGTGACCCATATTCAAGGGTTAGGTACAGATTGGATGTCTTGATAAATGTTGAAACATATCCAGTATTAACAAAGGAAGAGAAGAACGAGAGAAAAAAGAGGCGGCGTCAGGCAAGATTGGAGGCAATAGCAAGAGGCGAACATGTCGAAGAAGAACACCAAAAACAGCAAGCCTCAAAACAGACAACGAAAAAGTCCAATAGGAAAAAACTAACCTGTGAGTCTATTGAACTAGAAAGTGCTATTGAGGTCTTTGAAGCTATgtttaaacaataa
- a CDS encoding telomere length regulation protein, putative (Similar to S. cerevisiae TEL2;~In S. cerevisiae: essential DNA-binding protein specific to single-stranded yeast telomeric DNA repeats, required for telomere length regulation and telomere position effect): MEKDINELKNCPSIERVHEILMDNLYNPSFSYITALLDFTIPQLFDSLPHSDFKILIQTFQTLIGLGNLLNRISTSKEQLHLYLTILQHVFNEELVVKLIKVNPTPVEVKEINKLIFKGRALAIVNEASTLSNVEITNECFKHTGGYIEYLSNSLLKLYQSNTGSDITGEFLHSILKFGDISMIKFYDIFFKESTWDYFVQSFHSMKKFQKKDYLKGLLNNYVVRLVRNSNLNALFNLLSFTSDLFDEMVIESIIQTANKSLTQLVAMILTKCPDDTTDSLISKLIAKWSNRSFIKNEPISIQESRTFMIMQLVGRRKGSAFIRELLTNKLFLNAINNRLSSFSNNIKALGVVLVDYVCELNGEQKIFSLAPEVDTYSSLIVPIVATTELPGHDCWKALKLKETTSPIKVESKQDINHDSDDDDSLPPQAEVADPIYVKQLIEYLNVDTSKQNAYEMQRKALLKGPTLLHQKYRYGTEVHFHSEELLTLLIGLDNHFDHKDFNELKLNNMVAVIVTNPNITVYMFNLLLTGDYSLQQRVLILSATLLAARQLKGLKDDTIQSSFSTTGFPSQTLPEALHRKYLELEGGSKYIDFIEHEVQKELLAEASAEAQDQLLGAGKLVRISSRLKRPAKSTETPITKDFYTIIGKLFFFPLLNVWYEAGTIDIGHYSPVFIGHYIKTVALLIHCAYPSSTQLNDMVKEFLILSCNVLRKISLEATPVVESIVTGVLIVCEVSNAEFLVTNHNDEIVFIQNWLSVSWDLLVDDKLKSVAAGLLLRLQKLESSFNRTIMDRSSSIIV; the protein is encoded by the coding sequence ATGGAGAAAGATATCAACGAGTTAAAGAATTGTCCAAGTATAGAGAGAGTTCATGAGATATTGATGGATAATTTGTACAACCCTTCTTTCTCGTATATAACTGCATTGCTTGATTTCACCATACCGCAACTATTCGATTCACTTCCACATTCAGATTTTAAGATCTTGATTCAAACGTTTCAAACGTTGATTGGGTTAGGAAATCTTCTAAATAGAATCTCCACAAGTAAAGAACAATTACATTTATATTTGACTATTTTGCAACATGTATTCAACGAGGAATTGGTTgtgaaattgattaaagTTAACCCTACTCCTGTTGAAGTAAAGGAAATCAACAAGCTTATCTTTAAAGGGAGGGCGTTGGCAATTGTGAATGAAGCATCAACTCTATCGAATGTTGAAATTACAAACGAGTGTTTTAAACATACTGGTGGCTATATTGAATATCTATCTAACTCATTGCTAAAACTCTATCAATCCAATACGGGGAGTGACATTACTGGAGAATTTCTACACTCGATTCTTAAATTTGGGGATATCTCCATGATTAAATTTTATGacatatttttcaaagagTCCACTTGGGACTATTTTGTTCAATCTTTCCATTCCATGAAAAAGTTTCAAAAGAAGGACTACCTAAAAGGTCTACTCAATAATTATGTTGTACGCCTTGTTCGAAATTCAAATCTAAATGCGTTGTTTAATTTGCTCAGTTTTACATCTGACCTATTTGATGAAATGGTGATAGAATCAATTATCCAAACTGCCAATAAAAGCCTAACCCAACTTGTTGCCATGATTCTTACCAAGTGTCCTGATGATACAACTGATTCTTTGATAAGCAAATTGATTGCAAAATGGTCTAACCGCTCGTTTATAAAAAATGAGCCTATTTCCATTCAAGAATCGAGAACATTTATGATTATGCAGCTAGTTGGCCGACGAAAAGGTTCAGCATTCATTAGAGAATTACTCACAAACAAACTATTTTTGAATGCTATTAACAACAGATTACtgtcattttcaaataacaTCAAGGCATTGGGTGTGGTTTTGGTCGACTATGTTTGTGAACTAAATGGAGAACAAAAGATATTCTCATTGGCGCCAGAGGTAGATACCTATTCTTCGTTGATTGTGCCAATTGTGGCTACCACAGAATTACCAGGGCACGATTGTTGGAAGGCATTAAAGCTTAAAGAAACAACTTCCCCAATCAAGGTTGAGAGCAAGCAGGACATCAATCACGACTCAGATGACGATGACAGCTTGCCACCGCAAGCAGAAGTTGCCGATCCAATATATGTCAAGCAATTGATAGAATACCTAAATGTTGACACCAGCAAACAAAACGCATATGAAATGCAAAGAAAGGCATTACTCAAAGGACCCACCCTACTCCACCAGAAATATCGTTATGGGACAGAAGTTCATTTTCATCTGGAAGAATTGCTAACTTTGTTAATCGGGCTAGATAACCATTTTGATCATAAAGATTTTAATGAGTTGAAACTTAATAATATGGTTGCTGTAATTGTTACTAATCCCAATATTACCGTATATATGTTCAATTTGCTATTAACTGGCGACTATTCGTTACAACAGAGAGTGTTAATCTTATCTGCAACTTTATTGGCTGCTCGACAGTTGAAAGGGCTCAAAGACGACACAATACAAAGTTCATTCAGCACAACAGGCTTCCCGTCGCAGACTTTACCAGAAGCTTTACACAGAAAGTACCTTGAGTTGGAGGGTGGTTCCAAGTacattgattttattgaaCATGAAGTACAGAAAGAATTATTGGCCGAAGCATCAGCTGAAGCTCAAGACCAATTGTTGGGAGCGGGCAAACTAGTCAGGATTTCGTCAAGATTAAAGCGACCAGCCAAATCGACTGAGACTCCAATAACAAAAGATTTTTATACTATTATTGGCAAgttattctttttcccCTTGCTCAATGTATGGTACGAAGCAGGCACCATAGATATCGGACACTACTCTCCAGTTTTTATTGGCCACTATATCAAGACTGTGGCGTTGTTAATACACTGTGCTTATCCTCTGTCAACTCAATTAAACGATATGGTTAAGGagtttttaattttgagTTGCAATGTTCTTCGAAAGATTTCGTTAGAGGCGACACCTGTGGTCGAGAGCATAGTTACTGGTGTTTTGATAGTTTGTGAAGTATCTAACGCCGAGTTTTTAGTAACTAATCACAATGACGAAATAGTTTTCATTCAAAACTGGTTGTCGGTGTCATGGGATTTGTTGGTTGATGACAAACTAAAGAGTGTTGCGGCTGGGTTATTGCTAAGATTACAAAAACTAGAGTCTAGTTTTAACAGAACCATAATGGATCGATCTAGtagtattattgtttaa
- a CDS encoding good for full dbp5 activity protein 2 homologue, putative (Similar to S. cerevisiae GFD2), giving the protein MYRSSPFKTFVRTKAEYVKNTKFGSKPVQFSKFKKLVPKTYTFHPYEPAKKVEITPSLQQLKNQIHSGKEITKKQYLNSLHFKFQEGKEENSLEYLKQCISLINSGKPLIAMDCESYERNHSQVTEIGVALMNYRNSTVPQIKTIHVVVKEHFKKRNTLYVPDKKDQFMGGTSFVMTENKTRIFLQKLLDKYIDQMDGIFVGHQVSSELRYFKSIGVNCKPDVHTIDTMKLMQLSKSGGNSLWATLRELDIPYGHLHNAGNDAYFTLLAALSLCDPVVRIDKNLDIYMDSPYKGKKATHDDSSTYFIVEDIEKIIESL; this is encoded by the coding sequence ATGTATAGATCCAGTCCTTTCAAAACATTTGTGAGAACCAAAGCTGAATATGTGAAAAATACCAAATTTGGGTCTAAACCAGTCCAGTTCTCAAAGTTTAAAAAACTTGTACCCAAGACATACACGTTTCATCCCTATGAACCAGCCAAGAAGGTGGAAATCACGCCTAGCTTGCAGCAATTGAAGAACCAAATACATTCTGGGAAAGAAATCACCAAAAAGCAATATCTAAATAGTCTTcatttcaaatttcaagAAGGTAAAGAGGAAAACTCGTTAGAATATCTAAAACAGTGCATCAGTCTAATCAATTCAGGGAAACCATTAATTGCCATGGATTGTGAGTCGTACGAAAGGAACCATCTGCAAGTGACAGAAATTGGAGTGGCGCTTATGAACTACCGAAATCTGACAGTTCCGCAAATTAAAACGATTCACGTTGTTGTAAAAGAGCATTTCAAAAAGCGAAATACCTTGTATGTGCCCGACAAGAAAGATCAATTCATGGGCGGGACATCATTTGTTATGACTGAAAACAAAACCCGTATatttttacaaaaattgCTTGATAAATACATAGATCAAATGGATGGAATATTTGTTGGGCACCAAGTGTCGTCTGAATTGAGATATTTTAAAAGTATTGGGGTTAACTGCAAACCAGACGTTCATACAATCGATACAATGAAACTAATGCAGTTGAGCAAAAGTGGAGGTAATTCTCTATGGGCAACATTACGGGAACTTGATATCCCGTACGGTCATTTGCATAATGCGGGTAACGACGCTTACTTTACATTGTTAGCGGCTTTATCGTTATGTGATCCCGTAGTAAGAATTGATAAGAATTTAGACATATACATGGACTCACCCTATAAAGGTAAAAAGGCAACACATGATGATAGTTCGACTTATTTTATAGttgaagatattgaaaagaTTATAGAAAGTTTATAG
- a CDS encoding vacuolar amino acid transporter, putative (Similar to S. cerevisiae AVT1) has product MIEEDEYTSLLSRRPSHSFLDTPIGSFKGPNSLHNFASSFTRAQSFAANKIDNSIHKKRSFFVSGDGGTVEDDETFDPELLVPSYRGERLSTVMHDIQSRNQLFMNPPNQLDQSVSPNNDVFFHDDVVNALNESRSRQNSTFGNSQFKHRIYSAPSFSSFRSSISAATTPSIFQVRKIEDEDGNVVTVLAGQSTAPQTIFNSVNVLIGVGLLALPVGLMKAGWIYGIPILLICGLTTYWTACLLSKAMDTDDTIMTYADLGYAAYGSMAKLVISVLFSIDLLGAGVSLIVLFSDSLYALLGDDEVWTRTCFKILSFIVLTPFTFVPLPVLSIISLFGILSTISITILVMVCGLIKPTAPGSLLETMPTNLYPKSVPDLLLAIGILMAPFGGHAIFPNLKSDMRHPYKFTQTLRSTYSITLLTDCSMAVLGFLMFGQNCSNEVTNTLLTTTGYPKWCYPLISGLICLVPLAKTPLNAKPIISTLDVLFGVDNISTNKIRETVNSLGRFVIRIGVNAVFVALAILFPEFDKIIGMLGASICFIICIILPCLFYVRLCGSKIRGLERFMVYSAIFISCVLASTATWAVLNY; this is encoded by the coding sequence ATGATTGAGGAAGACGAATATACATCTTTACTATCGAGACGTCCGTCCCACAGTTTTCTTGATACTCCAATAGGCTCTTTTAAAGGACCCAATTCATTACACAACTTTGCAAGTTCCTTTACCAGGGCCCAGTCATTTGCTGCCaacaaaattgataattccATTCATAAAAAAAGATCCTTTTTTGTTAGTGGTGATGGTGGAACCGTTGAAGATGACGAAACTTTTGACCCCGAGTTATTAGTTCCCTCGTATCGTGGTGAAAGATTAAGCACCGTCATGCACGACATTCAGAGCAGAAACCAATTATTTATGAACCCTCCCAACCAGTTAGACCAGAGTGTTTCTCCCAACAATGATGTGTTTTTCCACGACGATGTAGTTAATGCATTGAACGAATCTAGATCAAGACAGAATTCGACATTTGGCAATTCACAATTTAAACACAGAATATACTCGGCCCCGTCCTTTTCGAGCTTTAGATCTTCAATATCGGCTGCCACTACACCTTCAATTTTCCAGGTCAGAAAAATAGAAGACGAAGACGGTAATGTTGTGACTGTATTGGCTGGTCAATCAACTGCCCCAcaaacaattttcaattctgtTAATGTTTTGATAGGCGTGGGTCTTTTAGCTTTACCAGTGGGATTAATGAAAGCAGGATGGATTTATGGTATTCctattttgttgatttgtgGTTTAACAACCTATTGGACGGCTTGCTTACTCTCAAAAGCAATGGACACTGACGACACTATTATGACGTATGCTGACTTGGGATATGCTGCATATGGCTCAATGGCCAAGTTGGTCATATCTGTGCTTTTTTCTATTGACTTGTTGGGTGCTGGTGTATCCttgattgttttgtttagtGATTCCTTATATGCATTATTGGGGGATGACGAAGTTTGGACAAGGACctgtttcaaaatattgagTTTCATTGTGCTAACACCGTTTACATTTGTTCCCTTGCCCGTTTTGTCAATTATATCGTTATTTGGTATACTTTctacaatttcaattaccATTTTGGTGATGGTATGTGGTTTGATTAAACCAACTGCGCCAGGATCATTGTTGGAGACAATGCCAACAAACTTATATCCCAAATCGGTGCCCGATTTGCTTTTAGCCATTGGGATCTTGATGGCACCGTTTGGTGGACATGCCATTTTCCCTAATTTAAAATCAGATATGAGGCACCCATACAAGTTTACACAGACACTACGCTCTACATACTCAATCACCTTGCTAACCGATTGCTCAATGGCGGTGTTGGGATTTTTAATGTTTGGACAAAACTGTAGTAACGAAGTCACCAACACATTATTAACGACCACGGGGTATCCGAAGTGGTGTTATCCCTTAATTAGTGGGTTAATTTGTTTAGTCCCATTAGCCAAAACACCATTGAACGCCAAGCCCATTATCTCAACATTGGATGTTTTATTTGGAGTCGACAATATTAGCACAAACAAGATAAGAGAGACAGTGAATTCGTTAGGAAGATTTGTGATTAGAATTGGTGTTAATGCTGTTTTTGTTGCGTTGGCCATTTTGTTCCCCGagtttgataaaattattggaatGCTCGGAGCAtctatttgttttattatctGTATTATTTTGCCATGCTTATTTTATGTTCGATTATGTGGCTCCAAAATTAGAGGTTTGGAAAGATTTATGGTTTATTCCGCTATTTTCATTTCCTGCGTATTAGCAAGTACCGCAACTTGGGCAGTCcttaattattga
- a CDS encoding cytoplasmic RNA-binding protein, putative (Similar to S. cerevisiae SGN1) — MSDQIPVENQQVLPENAEEVKNKMEQMEQEAAKLRELHSQLSAESTNGITHPTDEEKRDADARSIYIGNVDYGSTPLELQQHFSSAGVVNRVTILTNKFTGQAKGFAYLEFVDTDAVDKAVATLDGSTFRERQLKVSAKRTNIPGISVKRGFPGRGRGNFRGSRGRGGRGGRGGFRGARGGPRFNPY; from the coding sequence ATGTCTGATCAAATACCAGTTGAAAACCAACAAGTTCTTCCTGAAAATGCAGAGGAAGTAAAGAATAAAATGGAACAAATGGAACAGGAGGCTGCTAAGTTGAGGGAACTTCATTCACAGTTAAGTGCAGAATCTACCAACGGCATAACTCATCCAACTGATGAAGAGAAAAGGGACGCAGATGCAAGATCTATATACATAGGTAATGTCGATTATGGCTCAACGCCGTTAGAATTGCAACAACATTTTTCAAGTGCTGGGGTTGTTAACAGAGTAACAATATTGACAAACAAATTCACTGGTCAAGCAAAAGGGTTTGCATATTTGGAATTTGTTGACACCGATGCAGTAGACAAAGCTGTTGCTACGTTGGATGGATCAACTTTCAGAGAACGTCAATTGAAAGTTCTGGcaaaaagaacaaatatTCCTGGTATTAGTGTGAAAAGAGGCTTTCCTGGAAGAGGCAGAGGCAACTTCAGAGGTAGTAGAGGCAGAGGCGGTAGAGGCGGCAGAGGTGGTTTCAGAGGTGCAAGAGGAGGACCTAGATTCAACCCATATTGA